In one Kosmotoga arenicorallina S304 genomic region, the following are encoded:
- the galT gene encoding galactose-1-phosphate uridylyltransferase encodes MPELRKDPILKRWVIIATERSKRPNDFKKAQELPGGGFCPFDYGNEHTTPPEIMAFRGEKTKPDEPGWWIRVVPNKFPALDPKLEPDKFGHGMYDVIKGFGTHEVIIETPEHDQNLATLPLKQVQEVIWAYKYRFNELEKDPRIKYVLIFKNHGKEAGASLQHPHSQLIATPIVPKRVVEEMEGSLDYYNFKERCVYCDILNQELLEKTRIVEENDLFLAFEPFAARFPFETWILPKKHRFNFGEIGTEEVKQFARILKNTLYRIYKALDNPPFNFMLHTGISNMEGEKYYHWHLEIVPRLTRVAGFEWGSGFYINPTPPEYAAKYLREVEMPEEDV; translated from the coding sequence ATGCCTGAGCTCAGAAAGGATCCGATACTGAAGCGCTGGGTAATAATCGCAACCGAACGTTCAAAGAGACCTAATGATTTCAAAAAGGCACAGGAGCTACCCGGAGGAGGATTTTGCCCTTTCGATTACGGTAATGAGCACACGACTCCCCCAGAAATAATGGCTTTCAGAGGGGAAAAAACGAAACCAGATGAACCGGGATGGTGGATAAGGGTCGTACCAAACAAATTCCCCGCTTTGGATCCGAAACTGGAACCTGATAAATTTGGACATGGCATGTATGACGTGATAAAGGGCTTTGGGACACACGAGGTAATTATAGAAACGCCAGAACACGATCAAAATCTCGCCACACTTCCGCTGAAACAGGTTCAGGAAGTAATATGGGCGTATAAATACAGGTTCAACGAACTGGAAAAAGATCCAAGAATAAAATACGTGCTCATCTTCAAAAATCATGGCAAAGAAGCGGGTGCATCCTTGCAGCATCCTCATAGCCAGTTGATAGCCACACCTATTGTGCCTAAAAGGGTTGTGGAGGAAATGGAGGGAAGCCTTGACTATTACAATTTCAAGGAACGCTGTGTGTATTGTGATATATTGAATCAAGAGCTGCTTGAGAAAACGCGGATCGTCGAAGAGAATGACCTCTTTCTTGCCTTTGAGCCTTTTGCCGCCAGATTCCCCTTTGAAACGTGGATTTTGCCCAAAAAACATAGATTCAATTTTGGTGAAATAGGAACCGAAGAGGTCAAGCAATTTGCCCGGATTTTGAAAAATACCTTATACAGAATTTACAAAGCCCTTGACAATCCACCCTTTAATTTCATGCTGCATACAGGAATTTCTAACATGGAAGGCGAGAAGTACTATCACTGGCATCTGGAAATCGTCCCAAGATTGACAAGAGTAGCTGGTTTTGAATGGGGCTCCGGATTTTATATAAATCCAACTCCGCCTGAATACGCAGCGAAATATTTGAGGGAAGTGGAAATGCCGGAGGAGGATGTATGA
- a CDS encoding glycogen synthase — translation MKILMVSYEVYPLAKVGGLADVVGSLPEYLVKQGVEVQIAMPYHQIVEKNANHIEKTGLTVNTSELKSNYTFEVYKTTLNKGNIPVFLLKNDELIDSDDVYGGSDLGVQALAFSDAVFQLSKILKPDIVHCNDWQTGLIPAFIKTFFGDAIPKTLITIHNLGYQGTFDKYYFELTKLPGYYWERGYLSTGDMLNFLKAGIVFSDFVSTVSPTYAEEIKTEEYGMGLNDLLSKLGDRLVGIINGIDYTEYNPETDKRIAATFSIDDLSGKKSCKLALQKELGLPETDAPVVGLISRLVDQKGLDILAEAAEDLLAKDLQLVILGTGEERYENLFRSLEEKFPQKVSANICFDVNLAQKIYAGSDMFLMPSKYEPCGLGQMFAMRYGTVPVVRFTGGLKDTVKEFDFNTATGNGFGFFDYDSLELTRAVERALDTYHSSDWITVVKNAMKTDCSWENSAGEYIKLYKRIIQSERRPVDA, via the coding sequence ATGAAAATATTGATGGTTTCTTATGAAGTGTACCCCCTCGCAAAGGTTGGCGGGTTGGCGGATGTGGTTGGCAGTTTACCTGAATACCTTGTGAAACAAGGGGTAGAGGTGCAGATAGCGATGCCTTACCATCAGATTGTTGAAAAAAATGCAAATCATATAGAAAAAACCGGTTTGACAGTTAACACCAGCGAGCTGAAATCAAATTACACCTTCGAAGTTTATAAAACCACCCTGAATAAGGGAAACATACCTGTTTTTCTCCTAAAGAATGATGAGTTAATTGACTCAGATGACGTATACGGTGGAAGCGATCTGGGGGTACAGGCTCTTGCCTTTTCGGATGCTGTTTTTCAGCTTTCTAAAATCTTAAAACCTGATATTGTACATTGCAATGACTGGCAAACAGGCTTAATTCCAGCGTTCATCAAGACTTTTTTCGGAGATGCTATACCCAAGACTTTGATTACTATCCATAACCTTGGCTATCAGGGAACATTTGATAAATATTATTTCGAGCTAACAAAGCTTCCCGGGTATTACTGGGAAAGAGGATATTTATCTACTGGAGATATGCTCAATTTCTTAAAAGCGGGCATTGTTTTTTCAGATTTCGTGAGTACAGTAAGCCCGACTTATGCCGAGGAAATCAAGACCGAAGAATATGGAATGGGCTTAAATGACTTGCTTTCAAAGCTTGGCGACCGATTGGTAGGGATTATTAACGGGATAGACTATACCGAATACAATCCAGAGACAGATAAAAGAATAGCAGCTACTTTCAGTATAGATGACCTCAGCGGTAAGAAAAGCTGCAAGCTTGCGCTTCAAAAAGAACTCGGCCTTCCTGAAACTGACGCACCTGTGGTTGGCCTGATATCAAGGCTTGTAGATCAAAAGGGCCTGGATATCCTTGCGGAAGCAGCCGAAGACCTTTTGGCTAAGGATTTGCAGCTGGTTATTCTGGGCACCGGTGAAGAGCGATATGAAAATCTCTTTAGAAGTCTCGAAGAAAAATTCCCCCAAAAAGTTTCAGCCAACATTTGCTTTGATGTGAATCTGGCGCAGAAAATATATGCCGGAAGTGACATGTTCTTGATGCCTTCAAAATACGAGCCCTGCGGACTGGGGCAAATGTTCGCGATGAGATACGGAACTGTCCCGGTGGTGAGGTTCACAGGTGGATTGAAAGACACTGTTAAAGAATTCGATTTCAATACGGCTACTGGAAACGGATTCGGGTTCTTTGACTACGATTCGCTGGAATTAACCAGAGCCGTTGAACGGGCACTGGATACCTATCATTCAAGCGACTGGATAACAGTTGTTAAGAACGCCATGAAGACGGATTGCTCATGGGAAAATTCTGCAGGTGAATACATAAAGTTATATAAGAGAATAATACAATCCGAGAGGAGGCCGGTTGATGCCTGA
- a CDS encoding MBL fold metallo-hydrolase: MEFELLFPGSVLYVSGEIDAPTSSAVLLKDEDRIVIVDPGGFPSLKALENALGRTGVAPEEVTDVLLTHFHLDHAFNSMFFKNATVRLHKNYATRNYLAFGPVIGQMYSMVINSWNRVEPFEGGMLWDLVEVIETPFHSREHVSFFVKTTNAGNVLIFGDLCDRQFRFFEMRKGMRNDDASKIAIELYNRADTIVFSHDLPIIKR; the protein is encoded by the coding sequence ATGGAGTTTGAATTACTCTTTCCGGGCAGTGTTCTTTACGTTTCCGGCGAGATCGATGCTCCAACGAGTAGTGCAGTTCTTTTAAAAGATGAAGACAGGATAGTGATAGTTGATCCTGGAGGGTTCCCCTCTTTGAAAGCCCTTGAAAACGCTCTGGGGAGAACGGGTGTGGCACCTGAAGAGGTTACTGATGTCCTGCTCACGCATTTTCACCTTGATCACGCCTTCAATTCGATGTTTTTCAAAAATGCCACGGTAAGGCTTCACAAAAACTACGCAACTCGTAATTACTTAGCTTTCGGTCCGGTGATCGGGCAGATGTATTCAATGGTTATTAACAGCTGGAATAGAGTGGAGCCCTTTGAGGGCGGAATGCTCTGGGATCTTGTGGAAGTTATTGAAACGCCCTTTCATTCAAGAGAGCACGTTTCTTTCTTTGTGAAAACAACGAACGCCGGAAATGTGCTTATTTTTGGTGATTTATGCGACAGGCAATTCAGATTTTTCGAAATGCGTAAGGGCATGAGAAATGACGATGCTTCTAAAATAGCCATTGAGCTGTACAATAGGGCCGATACTATCGTTTTCTCTCACGATCTTCCTATAATTAAGAGGTGA
- a CDS encoding undecaprenyl-diphosphate phosphatase yields MVDVLKYLFLGSLQGATEFLPVSSSGHLTIFSSILKLDSDNMTSLFALLHLATFFAVLLFTYREILQIIGGLFSREENRNSIRYIALLIVATIPAVVAGLFLEERISSIFSSPYFAAGMLFITAFFLLLSDRFNGKFEILKLGFMGAFLIGCLQAVAILPGISRSGMTIFGALLIGLSRKDAVKFSFLMSLPVTLGAGILELGKLNVPMGYAITAFLSAFFTGIIGLFLVKKFVIKGKLRGFAIYCIIFAVASFITLGVI; encoded by the coding sequence GTGGTTGATGTATTGAAATATCTTTTCCTTGGAAGCCTTCAGGGCGCAACGGAATTTCTTCCTGTTTCATCTTCGGGGCATTTGACGATTTTTTCTTCGATTTTGAAATTAGATTCAGATAATATGACATCCCTTTTTGCGCTATTGCACCTCGCAACTTTTTTTGCGGTTTTGCTTTTTACATACCGCGAGATTCTTCAGATAATAGGGGGATTATTTTCCAGAGAGGAAAACAGAAATTCAATAAGGTATATAGCCCTCCTGATAGTAGCTACTATTCCTGCAGTTGTTGCAGGACTTTTTCTTGAGGAAAGAATTTCCAGCATTTTTTCAAGCCCGTACTTTGCTGCTGGTATGCTTTTCATCACAGCCTTTTTTTTGCTTCTGTCTGATAGATTCAACGGAAAGTTTGAAATACTGAAGCTCGGGTTCATGGGAGCTTTTCTTATCGGCTGCCTTCAAGCAGTTGCTATATTGCCAGGCATATCAAGAAGCGGTATGACTATTTTTGGGGCACTGCTAATTGGGCTTTCAAGAAAAGATGCCGTTAAGTTTTCTTTCCTTATGAGCCTGCCCGTAACATTAGGCGCAGGTATTCTTGAACTTGGAAAATTAAACGTGCCAATGGGTTATGCCATCACCGCATTCTTAAGTGCCTTTTTTACAGGAATTATCGGGCTTTTTTTAGTTAAGAAGTTTGTTATAAAGGGAAAACTGAGAGGTTTTGCGATTTACTGTATAATATTCGCGGTTGCGAGTTTTATTACTCTGGGAGTGATTTAA
- a CDS encoding CBS domain-containing protein, with translation MEVGKWVNRAFPVFSSQDSVSDVLKAEEKYDFSTVVVHDEAGKLLGSITKKELKNHNPDTKLAEIAKEPEYFSYETDIIEDVVLMLIESHDLVIPVVSSDMTLRGVITVFDILEALMEFTSMDQKGVRISVILGDKPGALKKVVDLLADNEINILSIVTSPGEGGKKNVIIRTSETDIGEIAGIFNSNGIEYDSIMEEEGFSG, from the coding sequence ATGGAAGTTGGCAAATGGGTAAACAGGGCATTCCCTGTGTTTTCTTCTCAAGATAGTGTATCGGATGTGTTGAAAGCAGAAGAGAAATACGATTTTTCGACAGTTGTTGTTCATGATGAAGCCGGAAAGCTCCTCGGCTCGATAACTAAGAAAGAGCTTAAAAATCACAATCCCGACACTAAACTGGCTGAAATAGCAAAAGAACCTGAATATTTCAGCTATGAAACCGACATCATTGAAGACGTGGTGCTTATGCTCATAGAGAGCCATGACCTCGTTATCCCGGTGGTTTCAAGTGATATGACCCTAAGGGGGGTTATTACCGTTTTTGACATTCTCGAAGCTCTTATGGAGTTCACTTCAATGGATCAAAAAGGGGTCAGAATTTCCGTGATTCTCGGAGATAAGCCAGGAGCGCTAAAAAAGGTCGTTGATTTATTGGCCGACAATGAAATCAACATTCTGTCTATTGTAACTTCACCTGGAGAAGGCGGAAAGAAAAACGTCATCATCAGGACCTCCGAAACGGATATAGGAGAAATCGCAGGTATTTTCAACAGCAACGGTATTGAATACGATTCGATAATGGAGGAGGAAGGCTTCAGTGGTTGA